The Toxoplasma gondii ME49 chromosome XII, whole genome shotgun sequence genome includes a region encoding these proteins:
- the GTF2H5 gene encoding general transcription factor IIH polypeptide 5 GTF2H5 (encoded by transcript TGME49_217450~Gene product name based on ToxoDB Community Expert Annotation.), which translates to MMLLVPKEQVYQVPFFFFVACCKHLRNACAPRKRSHNAFFLSPTVRFVSSSFRLLLLLSRARAPSSFVRGPILSRSLSQSVLPLITNCFTDYFCSPLVSGEKALFTPADPVNMVAALKGVLVKCDPPTMEVIRLLNETRDFIIEQLNEEYVLCRECVFDFLEEEVTKRLELAERQTAEQQREIRQTRQQSRQQHDQEE; encoded by the exons ATGATGTTGCTGGTGCCCAAAGAACAGGTTTACCAGGTGccattttttttcttcgttgcATGCTGCAAACATTTGCggaatgcatgcgcgcctcgGAAGCGTTCGCACAatgccttcttcctttcgccTACAGTCCGTTTTGTGTCGAGCAGTTTTCGTCTACTGTTACTTCTATCCCGCGCTAGAGCCCCATCTTCCTTTGTACGAGGACCCATTCTTTCACGTTCGTTGTCTCAGTCCGTCCTCCCGTTGATAACCAACTG TTTCACTGATTACTTCTGTTCTCCCCTGGTGTCCGGGGAAAAAGCTCTCTTCACACCTGCGGATCCCGTCAACATGGTCGCGGCGTTGAAGGGTGTGCTTGTGAAGTG CGACCCGCCAACGATGGAAGTTATTCGGCTGCTCAATGAGACACGGGACTTCATCATTGAGCAACTCAACGAGGAATATGTGCTGTGCAGGGAATGCGTCTTCGATTTTCTCGAG GAAGAAGTGACGAAACGCCTCGAACTAGCAGAGCGGCAAACAGCGGAGCAGCAGCGTGAGATTCGACAAACCAGACAACAGTCACGGCAGCAGCACGATCAAGAGGAATGA